From a region of the Tachypleus tridentatus isolate NWPU-2018 chromosome 1, ASM421037v1, whole genome shotgun sequence genome:
- the LOC143247011 gene encoding C-reactive protein 1.4-like: MISGYIVIFVITLVSAGVAVDIRDVKISFPGSQNPSFPHLRFHQTLPAVRQLTVCQRIKPFHRNVGYIFSCATPNQYNQFITSMSVKPEGTLTLGLQVNGSSNKYISCPIEIELGHWYHVCHVWSGLNGRMGVYVNGSPCGIMENVEKGHQISAGGTVVIGQEQDKIGGGFNEKESWSGELSDLQVWDEALTAHQVATVASCNGIRPRGNIISWMEDSFVADDGVIVGISHMCSL, encoded by the coding sequence atgatttctgGATACATCGTGATTTTTGTAATAACATTGGTCTCGGCGGGAGTAGCGGTTGATATTCGCGATGTTAAGATTTCATTTCCTGGATCCCAAAACCCTAGTTTTCCACACTTGCGATTTCATCAGACATTACCTGCTGTACGTCAGCTTACTGTTTGTCAACGAATTAAACCGTTTCACAGAAACGTAGGCTACATCTTCTCTTGTGCGACACCTAATCAATACAACCAGTTTATTACGTCTATGTCTGTAAAGCCTGAGGGAACGCTGACTCTTGGTCTTCAAGTAAATGGTTCTTCAAATAAATACATCTCTTGTCCCATCGAAATTGAACTAGGTCATTGGTACCACGTGTGTCACGTATGGTCCGGATTGAATGGTCGTATGGGGGTTTATGTGAACGGAAGTCCGTGTGGAATAATGGAAAATGTGGAAAAAGGTCATCAGATATCTGCAGGTGGTACTGTGGTCATAGGTCAAGAACAAGACAAAATTGGTGGTGGATTCAACGAGAAGGAATCATGGAGCGGGGAGTTATCTGATCTGCAAGTCTGGGACGAAGCCCTAACGGCTCATCAGGTGGCCACAGTTGCATCTTGTAATGGCATCAGACCACGTGGAAATATCATCTCTTGGATGGAAGATTCATTTGTAGCAGACGATGGAGTGATTGTTGGAATTTCCCACATGTGTAGTCtttga